In a genomic window of Maridesulfovibrio ferrireducens:
- a CDS encoding SulP family inorganic anion transporter: protein MDSSLRSRFRFLIPASVNYFKSGYSLQSFRCDFAAGITVGIVALPLAMAFAIASGAPPEKGLITAIVAGFVISALGGTRFQIGGPTGAFVVIIAGVIARQGYEGMIVATLMAGFLLILMGVFGLGKLLQYIPYPVTTGFTSGIGLLIFTSQIKDFLGLKIEQLPSDFIERIQVCAQNISTTDSTTLTLGIVTLLLMLLVRRYIPKIPAPFVGIFVATAVTWIFGLEIETIGTRFGGIPSKLPAFVPFWHFSGKIQSLLPDALTIAILAGIESLLSATVADGMSGDRHNSSTELVAQGLANIGSALFGGIPATGAIARTATNIRAGAYSPMAGIIHALTLIIFIAACAPLASHIPLASLAGVLMLVAWDMSDPHRMRRLFFAPKSDSVVMLIAFGLTVFVDLTVAVEVGVVLAALLFMKRMSEISDIHSLDTGLPREERFSRKDGREKVVVYEISGPFFFGMAQRFIDVMRFTRKKPEVIVLCMRLVPVIDATGIEALETVIRQTQAQGIKILLSGVHSNIRKIMERLGTDKLVGPENIFPDFPTAIAQEVLHTPPPKKA, encoded by the coding sequence ATGGACTCATCTTTACGGTCCAGGTTTCGTTTTCTCATTCCAGCCAGTGTGAATTATTTTAAGTCTGGATATTCTCTTCAATCATTTCGATGCGATTTTGCAGCAGGAATAACTGTTGGCATCGTGGCTTTGCCATTGGCTATGGCGTTTGCAATTGCTTCAGGAGCTCCTCCAGAGAAAGGACTCATAACAGCTATTGTCGCCGGATTCGTTATTTCTGCATTAGGTGGCACTCGTTTTCAAATCGGTGGCCCTACTGGAGCCTTTGTTGTTATCATTGCGGGGGTTATAGCTCGTCAAGGTTACGAAGGAATGATTGTTGCGACATTAATGGCTGGCTTCTTACTGATATTAATGGGCGTATTCGGTTTAGGTAAATTATTACAATATATTCCATATCCCGTAACAACGGGATTTACCTCAGGGATAGGGCTGCTCATATTTACCTCTCAAATCAAAGATTTTTTGGGACTCAAAATTGAGCAGTTACCTTCGGATTTTATTGAACGTATTCAAGTGTGTGCCCAGAATATTTCAACAACAGACAGCACAACTCTCACCCTTGGGATAGTTACCCTCCTATTAATGCTACTTGTCCGGCGATACATTCCGAAAATTCCGGCACCTTTTGTCGGTATATTTGTAGCTACGGCTGTAACTTGGATTTTTGGACTTGAAATTGAAACAATCGGAACGCGATTTGGCGGAATTCCTTCAAAATTGCCTGCGTTTGTTCCTTTTTGGCATTTTAGTGGAAAGATTCAAAGCCTCCTTCCTGATGCTCTCACTATTGCGATACTTGCGGGTATTGAATCATTGCTCAGTGCGACTGTTGCTGACGGAATGAGTGGAGATCGTCACAATTCTTCCACAGAACTTGTAGCCCAAGGATTGGCGAATATAGGGTCTGCGCTCTTTGGGGGTATTCCTGCTACCGGTGCAATTGCCAGAACTGCTACGAACATTCGGGCCGGTGCTTATTCCCCTATGGCCGGGATTATCCATGCGTTAACATTAATTATATTTATTGCGGCCTGTGCGCCGCTGGCATCGCACATCCCGCTGGCTAGTCTTGCTGGGGTTCTCATGCTTGTAGCATGGGATATGAGTGATCCTCATCGTATGCGCCGTTTGTTCTTTGCTCCAAAGTCTGATTCTGTGGTTATGCTGATAGCCTTCGGACTGACAGTCTTTGTTGACCTGACAGTTGCAGTTGAGGTTGGGGTTGTGCTGGCAGCCTTATTGTTTATGAAGCGGATGAGTGAAATTTCAGACATACACAGTTTGGATACAGGATTGCCGAGAGAGGAGAGGTTTAGCAGGAAGGACGGTCGTGAGAAAGTTGTTGTCTATGAAATATCAGGGCCATTCTTTTTCGGGATGGCTCAACGTTTTATAGACGTTATGCGATTTACTCGAAAGAAACCTGAAGTTATCGTTCTTTGTATGCGCTTAGTTCCGGTTATAGATGCAACAGGCATTGAAGCTTTGGAAACAGTAATTCGTCAGACACAGGCGCAGGGGATTAAGATCTTACTGTCAGGGGTCCATTCCAACATACGTAAAATTATGGAGCGGCTCGGCACTGATAAGCTCGTTGGTCCAGAAAATATCTTCCCTGATTTCCCAACAGCTATAGCTCAGGAAGTATTACATACACCTCCTCCTAAAAAAGCTTAA
- a CDS encoding iron-containing alcohol dehydrogenase translates to MQITKFAIPEIIFGNGSIKYLASCAQRLGAKRVLLVSDKGLEASGWVQKILNILKEANMECAYFNDLTANPRDCQVHQGAKMYLEHKADVIIGLGGGSPIDAAKGIATIVSNGGKISDYEGANRISRPLPPMIFIPTTAGSGSDVSQYAIITDKERQVKMAIISRSLVPNISIIDPDLLVTKSRKLILASAIDALAHAIESYVSRLASPFTESQALNAIKLIAENLNPAANNKDPEALRNLAIASTAAGMSFSNAGLGVGHALAHSLGGRYDVMHGMTLPILLPAVIRFNIPSCRNKMAVIARTINDAHIYSTEIEAEQVCDTLQQMFEELDIPMRLRDLLPDDSHMEEICHMAVQDACAVPNPRKADWRDLLGICIEAW, encoded by the coding sequence GTGCAGATAACTAAATTCGCCATACCGGAGATAATATTCGGCAACGGCAGTATCAAGTACCTTGCTTCATGTGCGCAGCGCCTTGGCGCAAAAAGGGTTTTACTAGTCAGTGATAAGGGGCTTGAAGCTTCGGGCTGGGTTCAAAAAATCCTTAATATTCTCAAAGAAGCAAATATGGAATGTGCCTATTTTAATGACCTTACCGCCAACCCCCGGGACTGTCAGGTCCATCAGGGTGCAAAGATGTATCTGGAGCACAAGGCCGATGTAATTATCGGACTTGGGGGTGGAAGTCCCATCGACGCAGCAAAAGGTATTGCCACCATAGTCAGCAATGGCGGTAAAATAAGCGATTATGAAGGTGCTAACCGCATAAGCCGTCCTCTGCCGCCCATGATTTTTATCCCTACCACTGCCGGAAGCGGATCAGATGTTTCACAGTACGCAATTATCACAGATAAAGAACGACAAGTAAAAATGGCCATCATCAGCCGTTCTCTGGTACCCAATATTTCAATCATCGACCCGGATCTGCTCGTTACAAAATCACGTAAATTAATTCTAGCCTCAGCTATTGACGCACTTGCCCACGCCATTGAGTCATATGTTTCGAGACTTGCTTCCCCTTTTACTGAATCCCAAGCCTTAAATGCTATTAAGCTGATTGCAGAAAACCTCAACCCTGCGGCAAATAACAAAGACCCTGAAGCTCTGAGAAATCTGGCTATTGCAAGCACTGCGGCGGGTATGTCCTTCAGTAATGCAGGACTTGGCGTAGGGCATGCTTTGGCACACTCACTTGGCGGACGCTATGATGTTATGCACGGCATGACACTGCCGATACTGCTTCCGGCTGTAATACGCTTCAACATCCCCAGCTGTAGAAATAAAATGGCTGTAATTGCCCGTACGATTAACGACGCACATATCTACTCTACTGAGATAGAGGCTGAGCAGGTATGCGACACATTGCAACAAATGTTTGAAGAACTGGACATCCCCATGCGACTGCGCGACCTCCTTCCTGATGACTCTCATATGGAAGAAATATGTCATATGGCTGTTCAGGATGCCTGTGCTGTTCCCAACCCCAGAAAAGCCGACTGGCGCGACCTGCTCGGCATCTGCATCGAGGCATGGTAA
- a CDS encoding iron-containing alcohol dehydrogenase, translating into MAVREEVYGFFIPSVTLIGIGAHKEIPARIRSLGGKKPLLVTDKGITAIGMTKQIADILKAEGMECVVYDETIPNPTDKNVADGVKVYKDNKCDSLITLGGGSSHDCGKGVGLVVANGGTIHDYEGVDKSTKAMPPYIAVNTTAGTASEMTRFCIITDTSRKVKMAIVDWRVTPGIALDDPLLMMGMPPALTAATGMDALTHSIEAYVSTIATPITDACAEKSIRLISKFLRRAVANGQDIEAREGMCYAQYMGGMAFNNASLGHVHAMAHQLGGFYDLPHGECNAILLPYVEEYNLISNIDRFCDMAEWLGADITGLSKRDAADACLAAIRKLSSDVGIPAGLIALGERYGKKVSEKDIPTMTANAQKDACGLTNPRCMSDAAVAAIYKAAL; encoded by the coding sequence ATGGCAGTACGTGAAGAAGTATACGGTTTCTTTATTCCTAGTGTAACCCTCATCGGTATCGGCGCACACAAGGAAATTCCAGCCCGCATTCGTTCTCTTGGAGGCAAGAAGCCTCTACTTGTTACCGACAAAGGAATCACTGCAATAGGTATGACCAAACAGATTGCAGACATCTTGAAAGCTGAAGGCATGGAATGCGTTGTTTACGATGAAACTATCCCAAACCCAACCGATAAAAACGTTGCTGACGGTGTAAAGGTCTACAAAGACAATAAGTGTGATTCACTTATCACCCTCGGTGGCGGAAGCTCACATGACTGTGGTAAAGGTGTAGGCCTTGTTGTTGCGAACGGCGGCACAATTCACGACTACGAAGGCGTAGACAAATCAACAAAGGCAATGCCTCCTTACATCGCAGTTAACACAACTGCTGGTACCGCTTCAGAAATGACCCGTTTTTGCATCATCACCGACACATCCCGCAAAGTAAAAATGGCCATCGTTGACTGGCGCGTAACTCCAGGTATTGCTCTTGATGATCCATTACTGATGATGGGTATGCCACCAGCCCTTACCGCTGCTACCGGTATGGATGCTCTTACTCATTCCATTGAAGCATATGTTTCTACTATTGCTACCCCGATCACAGATGCTTGTGCTGAAAAATCTATCAGACTCATTTCCAAATTCCTGCGCCGCGCAGTAGCTAACGGCCAAGACATCGAAGCCCGCGAAGGCATGTGTTACGCACAGTACATGGGCGGTATGGCATTCAACAACGCCAGCCTCGGTCATGTTCATGCTATGGCTCATCAGCTTGGCGGATTCTACGACCTGCCTCATGGCGAATGTAATGCTATCCTTCTTCCTTATGTTGAAGAGTACAACCTGATCTCCAATATTGACCGTTTCTGCGACATGGCAGAATGGCTCGGAGCAGATATCACAGGACTGTCCAAGCGTGATGCAGCAGATGCTTGTCTTGCAGCAATCCGTAAACTCTCAAGCGATGTAGGCATTCCTGCCGGCTTGATTGCTCTCGGCGAACGTTACGGCAAGAAGGTATCTGAAAAAGACATCCCAACCATGACAGCGAATGCTCAGAAAGATGCTTGTGGTCTTACTAACCCACGTTGCATGTCAGACGCAGCAGTTGCAGCCATTTATAAAGCAGCACTTTAA
- a CDS encoding sigma-54 dependent transcriptional regulator, with the protein MPESYKILVIDDEESILKLLSKELASPERILHTANCAEAAREQIRKNRYDVIISDIRLPDGNGLELLTEFKDIEPDGEVILITGHGNIDNAVEAIRIGAYDYITKPFRLDRVELVVERAWQRVCLQRENRSYKHSQNDTASTQLIGKASSIKHIHHLISKVAPTEVPVLITGDSGAGKDVVARSIHTASGRSGKPLIVKNCATLQKELARSELFGHTRGSFTGAMENSDGLMTFAHTGTLFLDEIGELPMEVQASLLRVLESHTFRRVGEKDERTVDIRFLFATNRNLAQEVEAGRFHEALFHRINVFNINLPPLKDRREDVPLLVDFFLRKLGQQMGQGEYTVSERAMQCMLSYYWPGNVRELRNVLERSIILSDNYVITCNCLPREIADQPERDSETGILSLERMEREHIIKAIDFFSGNKLKAAEALGIGRKTLYRKIDKYNL; encoded by the coding sequence ATGCCGGAATCATATAAAATTCTTGTTATAGATGACGAAGAATCCATATTGAAACTACTTAGTAAGGAACTGGCAAGCCCTGAACGGATTCTCCATACTGCAAACTGCGCTGAAGCCGCCAGAGAGCAGATACGAAAAAACCGCTACGACGTAATCATTTCTGATATAAGACTACCTGACGGAAACGGGCTTGAACTTCTTACCGAATTCAAGGACATCGAGCCGGATGGTGAAGTCATACTCATCACCGGGCATGGCAACATTGATAACGCAGTGGAAGCAATCCGCATAGGCGCATACGACTACATAACCAAGCCTTTCAGGCTCGATAGAGTGGAGCTGGTAGTCGAACGGGCATGGCAAAGAGTCTGCCTGCAACGAGAAAACCGCAGCTATAAACATTCTCAAAACGATACAGCCAGCACACAGCTTATCGGAAAAGCCAGTTCGATAAAACATATTCACCATCTGATCAGCAAAGTAGCTCCAACGGAAGTTCCTGTCCTTATCACGGGAGATTCAGGGGCAGGTAAAGATGTTGTTGCACGCAGTATTCATACGGCAAGCGGTCGTTCCGGCAAACCTCTCATAGTAAAAAACTGCGCAACCCTGCAAAAAGAACTCGCACGCAGTGAACTTTTCGGACATACACGCGGTTCATTTACCGGAGCCATGGAAAACAGTGACGGGCTTATGACGTTTGCTCATACCGGGACTCTTTTTCTGGATGAAATAGGTGAACTGCCGATGGAAGTCCAAGCTTCCCTACTGCGCGTGCTGGAATCACATACTTTCCGCAGAGTCGGAGAAAAAGACGAACGCACTGTGGATATACGCTTTCTTTTCGCCACAAACCGTAACCTTGCGCAGGAAGTTGAAGCCGGAAGATTTCATGAAGCTCTCTTTCATCGCATCAATGTATTCAATATTAATCTGCCGCCCCTTAAAGACAGGCGGGAAGATGTGCCACTGCTCGTAGATTTTTTCCTTAGAAAACTTGGTCAGCAAATGGGGCAAGGTGAATACACTGTGAGCGAACGGGCCATGCAGTGCATGCTTTCCTACTATTGGCCGGGTAATGTCCGTGAACTCAGAAACGTTCTTGAGCGAAGTATTATCCTATCCGATAATTACGTAATTACCTGCAACTGCCTTCCCCGCGAAATTGCAGATCAGCCGGAAAGGGATAGCGAAACAGGAATACTCTCATTAGAACGCATGGAGCGGGAACATATTATCAAAGCTATTGATTTCTTTAGCGGTAACAAACTTAAGGCTGCCGAAGCTTTGGGAATCGGACGTAAAACTCTGTACCGCAAAATTGATAAGTATAATCTTTAG
- a CDS encoding nitrogen regulation protein NR(II) encodes MSNNTSLLDLIGIEHNKLNFFQELQNNIQELTTLNLQSEDQRREIAAILDGITDVMMVLSEKLEIISVNHVFEQLFPGINPIGKTCYSLFRNVDHPCSECPAFRALSTNSVCKETAIFRIDNKNMQFDMVASPLKNPDLTENRILIFKRDVTLEKEYQAKFYQAEKMATIGVLAAGVAHEINNPMAAVAGFAEGIQRRLARLDDSVPEELAEDLNDYTNTILKECLRCQDIVKTLLSFSRPIAADFLPVDFNQVAKDTLRLLDHQFRKRKNIHLIIELTSPLSHIYGDEAQLKQVILNLMTNAIDAVGESGEIHVKTFTENNQVGLKVSDSGCGIPPENKDMLFEPFFTTKSVGHGIGIGLSTCYNIVSEHKGEIIVDSSPGKGSCFTVLLPIQ; translated from the coding sequence ATGAGCAACAACACTTCACTTCTCGACCTCATAGGAATCGAGCATAATAAGCTTAATTTCTTTCAGGAATTGCAAAATAATATTCAGGAACTCACGACTCTGAATCTTCAATCAGAAGACCAGCGGCGTGAAATTGCAGCAATTCTTGACGGCATAACAGACGTAATGATGGTTCTTTCTGAAAAATTGGAAATCATCTCGGTCAACCATGTTTTTGAACAGCTTTTTCCCGGCATCAATCCTATAGGTAAAACATGCTACAGCCTGTTTAGAAATGTCGATCATCCGTGTTCTGAATGTCCGGCTTTCCGGGCTCTTTCCACCAACTCTGTGTGTAAAGAAACAGCCATATTCCGTATCGACAACAAAAACATGCAGTTTGACATGGTAGCCTCGCCGCTAAAAAACCCTGATCTTACTGAAAACCGCATTCTCATTTTCAAACGCGATGTAACTTTAGAAAAAGAGTATCAAGCTAAATTTTATCAAGCAGAAAAAATGGCGACTATCGGGGTGCTGGCCGCAGGAGTTGCTCACGAAATAAATAACCCTATGGCCGCTGTAGCCGGATTTGCAGAAGGAATTCAGCGTAGACTGGCTAGACTGGATGACTCGGTACCGGAAGAGTTGGCAGAAGATCTTAACGACTACACAAACACTATCTTAAAAGAATGCCTGCGCTGTCAGGATATCGTAAAAACGCTGCTTTCCTTCAGCCGTCCCATTGCCGCAGATTTTCTTCCCGTTGACTTTAATCAAGTGGCAAAAGACACGTTAAGATTGCTGGATCATCAATTTCGCAAAAGAAAAAACATCCACTTGATAATAGAATTGACCTCCCCTTTATCTCATATATATGGAGACGAAGCTCAACTTAAGCAGGTCATACTGAATCTCATGACCAACGCTATCGATGCGGTAGGAGAATCCGGCGAGATCCATGTTAAAACCTTTACAGAGAATAACCAAGTAGGACTGAAAGTCAGCGACTCAGGGTGCGGCATTCCTCCGGAAAATAAAGATATGCTTTTCGAACCGTTTTTTACGACTAAATCCGTCGGACACGGAATAGGCATAGGGTTATCTACCTGCTACAATATCGTAAGTGAACACAAAGGTGAAATCATCGTGGACAGCAGCCCAGGCAAAGGGTCCTGCTTCACAGTACTCCTTCCAATTCAGTGA
- a CDS encoding histidine phosphatase family protein has translation MIILVRHGEAEKAGGRAIGQTDLPLSENGRNQANHLAEYLSDVPFEHLYTSPLLRTRETAAEIEKTCTPKVVLCPEFAEINLGDWDGLSFKQIKNEFPNEYIKRGQDLANYRPPNGESFADLKKRVQSGLKKIIDLDSPVVIVTHAGVIRTMLHIALEFPLNNIFKISPLHCYTTVLKKNPAGLTLENFNIPPDRTQRPA, from the coding sequence ATGATTATACTCGTCCGTCATGGTGAAGCTGAAAAAGCCGGGGGACGAGCCATCGGACAAACGGATCTTCCGCTTTCAGAAAATGGACGCAATCAAGCGAATCATCTAGCTGAATATCTAAGCGATGTGCCGTTTGAACATCTCTATACAAGTCCCCTTCTGCGAACACGCGAAACTGCGGCTGAAATTGAAAAAACCTGCACTCCAAAAGTTGTCCTCTGTCCTGAATTTGCTGAAATAAATCTCGGAGACTGGGACGGACTCAGTTTTAAACAGATTAAAAATGAATTTCCAAATGAGTATATTAAACGCGGACAGGATCTTGCAAACTACCGCCCTCCTAACGGGGAAAGTTTTGCTGATCTAAAAAAACGAGTTCAAAGCGGCCTAAAAAAAATCATCGACCTTGACAGTCCGGTCGTTATCGTTACTCATGCCGGAGTGATTCGGACCATGCTTCATATCGCATTAGAATTTCCTCTAAACAATATTTTTAAGATATCTCCCCTCCATTGTTACACCACTGTTTTGAAAAAAAATCCCGCAGGATTAACTCTTGAAAACTTCAATATCCCCCCGGACAGAACTCAGCGTCCAGCTTGA
- a CDS encoding DVU_1551 family NTP transferase, whose protein sequence is MKIYGLVLAAGLSSRMGKLKATLPLEEGTVLSNCIRSLLDGGVADVFVVTGHKTEEIEPEVHKLGMHAVYNPDYENGMFSSVIAGVKALPDDVSAFLVLPVDIPLIRSSTVRALTFEFKDSPSDIIYPVFKEERGHPPLINAKLIPEILLHDGTGGLRKVLEKHDSRARNKNMPDLGILHDLDTPEDYTTALKFSRNKRFPLPEECESLWELAETPRTTQEHCKAVAKAACTMAKALNSARKEGPLLDMNIVQSAALMHDVAKIRKNHEARGGTLLAGYGFTGISDIVASHRDTKIDPTSPLTEKEIVFLADKLFEGSTLVTIKERYGKRISKWTNDPDALKAIHGRLKRAENLLTRYENEAGIKTSELLASSAHSPLNSATFMQENNIKAQL, encoded by the coding sequence ATGAAAATTTATGGGCTGGTTCTTGCTGCCGGGCTTTCCTCGCGTATGGGAAAGCTCAAGGCCACGCTACCTCTGGAAGAAGGAACTGTACTCTCAAACTGCATCCGTTCCTTGCTTGACGGAGGAGTTGCTGATGTTTTTGTAGTTACAGGACACAAAACAGAGGAAATTGAACCCGAAGTTCATAAACTCGGAATGCACGCAGTATATAATCCGGATTATGAAAACGGTATGTTTTCTTCTGTCATTGCAGGGGTAAAAGCTCTACCCGATGATGTTTCAGCCTTTTTGGTGCTGCCGGTAGACATCCCGCTTATACGGTCCTCAACAGTACGCGCTTTGACCTTCGAATTTAAAGATTCTCCATCTGATATTATTTATCCTGTATTTAAAGAGGAAAGAGGACACCCTCCGCTCATAAATGCAAAACTTATCCCTGAAATTCTCCTACATGACGGAACTGGAGGTCTTCGCAAAGTCCTTGAAAAACATGATTCAAGAGCCAGAAACAAAAACATGCCTGATCTCGGTATTCTGCATGATCTGGATACACCGGAAGATTACACTACTGCTCTCAAGTTTTCCCGCAACAAGCGGTTCCCCCTCCCCGAAGAGTGTGAATCTCTCTGGGAACTGGCCGAAACACCGCGAACCACACAGGAGCACTGTAAAGCTGTTGCTAAAGCAGCCTGCACTATGGCGAAAGCTCTTAATTCTGCCCGTAAAGAAGGTCCGTTATTAGATATGAATATAGTGCAAAGTGCTGCGCTGATGCATGATGTTGCCAAAATTCGCAAGAATCATGAAGCGAGGGGAGGCACTCTTCTAGCCGGATACGGTTTTACAGGCATCTCCGATATCGTAGCCTCGCATCGTGATACAAAAATAGATCCGACCTCTCCGTTAACGGAAAAAGAAATAGTATTTCTGGCGGACAAGCTTTTCGAAGGAAGCACATTGGTAACTATTAAGGAACGGTATGGAAAAAGAATCAGCAAATGGACAAATGATCCCGATGCGCTCAAAGCTATCCATGGCCGCCTTAAACGAGCAGAAAATTTATTGACTCGATATGAAAATGAAGCAGGAATTAAAACATCTGAACTTCTGGCAAGTTCCGCTCACAGCCCTTTAAACTCTGCGACCTTTATGCAAGAAAATAACATCAAGGCGCAATTATGA
- a CDS encoding ATP-grasp domain-containing protein, giving the protein MFILEKPYVSDLLKNTLTELKANVLDNETARTAMQDSPLSLVNEQDFINFYKANPDQPVYSNSENAINWIDNNLTSGDLSQKIRLFKDKAAFRDLVKDLYPDFFYKTVPFEELDSINPEDLPIPCVIKPSVGFFSLGVHIVESIQGWHDAVTAIKEEIEHIKTMYPAKVLELDMFIIEQCIEGEEFAVDAYFDKEGKPVILDILGHLFASSDDVSDRVYITSTDIIKKWHDKFEGLLTEIGKRAGLKNFPLHIEIRGYEKGNLGVIEVNPMRFAGWCVTDLAYFAYGINPYKYFMEGLTPDWDEIFAKNKDKVCAMTIGEIDSNVDRSKIKDINYESFNSYFTKPLELRKIDYKEFPVFAFMFAEVKKDNMAELKKILHADLSEYLIFE; this is encoded by the coding sequence ATGTTTATTTTAGAAAAACCATATGTCTCCGATTTACTTAAAAACACCCTGACCGAACTGAAAGCAAATGTTCTGGACAATGAAACAGCTCGCACGGCAATGCAGGATTCTCCTCTTTCGCTTGTGAACGAACAGGATTTTATCAATTTTTATAAGGCAAACCCTGACCAGCCTGTCTATTCTAATTCTGAAAACGCTATCAACTGGATTGACAACAATTTAACTTCCGGTGATCTGTCACAAAAGATTCGTTTATTCAAAGACAAGGCCGCCTTTCGCGATCTCGTAAAAGATTTATATCCCGACTTTTTTTATAAAACAGTTCCGTTCGAAGAACTTGATTCAATAAATCCTGAAGACCTGCCTATCCCCTGTGTAATCAAACCGAGCGTTGGCTTTTTCAGTCTTGGTGTGCACATAGTAGAATCAATTCAAGGCTGGCATGACGCAGTTACCGCAATCAAAGAAGAAATTGAACACATCAAGACAATGTATCCCGCCAAAGTTCTTGAACTGGATATGTTTATCATTGAACAGTGTATAGAAGGCGAAGAATTTGCTGTTGATGCGTATTTCGACAAGGAAGGAAAACCAGTAATTCTCGACATTCTGGGACATCTTTTCGCATCAAGTGATGATGTAAGTGACCGGGTCTATATAACCTCCACTGATATCATCAAAAAATGGCATGACAAATTTGAAGGACTGCTGACTGAAATAGGAAAACGCGCCGGACTCAAAAATTTCCCGCTCCATATTGAAATCAGAGGCTATGAAAAAGGTAATCTAGGCGTAATTGAAGTTAACCCCATGCGCTTTGCAGGCTGGTGCGTAACGGATCTTGCCTACTTCGCATACGGAATCAACCCGTATAAATATTTCATGGAAGGACTCACCCCGGATTGGGATGAGATTTTTGCTAAGAATAAAGACAAAGTCTGCGCCATGACAATAGGCGAAATAGATTCAAATGTTGACCGTTCAAAAATCAAAGATATCAACTACGAATCATTCAATTCATACTTCACTAAACCACTTGAATTACGCAAGATTGATTATAAAGAGTTCCCGGTTTTCGCGTTCATGTTCGCAGAAGTTAAAAAAGACAACATGGCTGAGCTTAAGAAAATACTCCATGCTGATTTAAGTGAATATTTGATTTTTGAGTAG